GGGCATATTGGGTGTGATTTAGGTTCTTTTGATGAAAcatattgatgatgatgaacatTGATGAACAAAGTGatgaaaatctatttttatgagttttttaaattaaaaaaaagcatTAAAAACAGCAGACATCTTGGCATTTTCTAGAGTTATCGATATAAATTAACATTATGAACTAATATAACTAACGGATTGAAGAATCGAgtactattttgtatttttatacaAGTCGGGGGGACTACTGTGACAACGATGCACACATTCAAGAATTAAAATTGTAGtttctccttttattttttaataattaaattttcatgtgattcttcacttTGACTCTCGTGGCCGATCAGTTTTTTGTTGACTCAACGGCCAAATTTAACGTCGACTAACAAAATGTAGATTTAAGGATTATACCGTAGTTTTTTCTCAGTAACAAGTCAGAATGACAGCGACAAAAATTACTGTTTTCCAAGATGATAAattaactagaactttgacccatgcggtgcatgggtctaattaggtgtaatatgtaacaataaaaaataaaatacaaaagttctaagagcattttcaataagagtagtataagaaatttcatggactaattattctatatttgtttatgtgcttattttacattttatttatttttaaataattttggaaccccatcgttttgtttacttattaaaaaaaattgttgataactaaaggttaaaaaattgatgataattaaaggttaaaaaagattaaagacataatcaagaacataaacttaagtagacatccataaataaataaaaattgtgattaattccgccgttcaaatttattgaaaacagggttaacatattatgattcctaaattctttcataattgaagcacgtGTTTttgcggttgaaaggttttattgtaagtaagggatgcaggttcgatgacaaatctttatttttttaatataaaactgcaataaaaagaaagagaaaatgagaggggaaaaattttggtttagggttagcttatcttagcaagcttataatataagagattatcagtttttaattgtttaaattgtgcaatgaaaattgatggtgcttaattgtcctatgaaatctttcctatgaaagttgatggagcttaacactttgtggacataatttaaatcacaattggtctgctagtgcatattgtatcaattgaccatcggttaatattaaatctgcaatgttaaaatcaaaataatgaatgtgattagtgataCGACTAtagttgtgtttggttgtattgcaaaaaaaaattgatttagcagaattgagtttgataataacttttcaaattacacgtgataataactttccaaatctcacatgataattattctctaaatttatgatccggtagaaaaaaaatcattgatcaggaaagacataaaaatatttcgtgatgaaataatatagtcaacaataattttgatatgatatacttttaaaattgatggtgcttatcaactattgcacataattttaatcacaattggtatacttgccatagtggttagaaatattgtcttgcactgaagggttgcgggtttgAATCCtggtcaagacaaaattgtattattttttaataaaaattataagataaaatggagggaaaataaattagggtttagagtttgcttgtgtatacaagcttatgaTATAAAAGATAATATAAAAGATAGTTGTGTGCGTATATCCGAAAAAAGTAGATTTAGATAGTAGAACAGTGGGATAACGTTTTTCACGTGGACTGACTCCGCGTAACagagaaaaaagaacaaaactgGAAGTGAAACAGTTAGAAGAAATATCGATCGGGTAAATGAATTAACCTATAGATTCAGGCTGAGATACAATTCCTACGCCGCACCACATCACAATTGGTATGatacatacaatacaatacaatattGATCGAAAAGATAAACCACTTTTCAATTACATCACGCACGAGTCAACGTATAATTCATGTTTTCAATTCATATAAGTAGTATAATTTCAtcaattcatatttttcttataaaattagTAATTCACCGCCGATACGTTTCGATAATTCCTAATCGTAATTCTTTCTCCAACGAATTCATCTTTGttctttgaatttttcaatttttcaatttttcgaATGCTAATTGACaatgcatcatcatcatcatcatcatcagattcCACACCGCTCCGATCAGATGGACTCTCCATCAGGTGGCCGTCCTAAATTGCCGGCGAAGCGAGGTGACGTCGCCGGAGAGAACCACATGCCGCAGCTTAAGAATcaaatcaagaacaaaattgaagAGGCTGAACAACACATGTCCAACAATAAGAGGAAGAAGATCGTCGTCACCGATCTAAGTAACGGATCAGTCTCGGAGCTGAATCGAAACTCGacgagaaagaagaagaaaccgATTGATCAAGTTAgcataacatttttattttgatgatttatttaattatacgTTTTAATGTTCTGAATACAcaataattcaattcaatttgcAGGAGAAGGAAGGTGATTGTGGCAAGGGATTAATTGATGTGTATAAGGTCAACAAAGCCAAAAATGGAGTTAAAGATACCAAAAAACAGGTGAATCAATAGAGAACCGCATCATAATTCAGTGTCGTCATCAACTGTATAAACTTGTGATTTTGATACTTTTGAAGATAGACATTTATAATGTATGCTTGGTATTATTAACATATGTGTTGGAGTTCATTAATTATAATGAAGGTTCTTTTACCTTTGAATTTTACTATAATGTAGGCTTATCAGGGTTTATCCAGCAAAACCAAGGAGAGTGGAAGTTTGATGTGTCATCAGTGCCAACGGAATGATAAGAGTGGCGTCATCTTTTGCTCGAGTTGCAACAGAAAGCGCTATTGTTACGAGTGCATTGAGAACTGGTAAGATTTCTTTACTTTAAGAAAGGTGAAAATTGTTTTATGATATTGTCCTGAAGAAACTAGTTGATTTCCCATATTGATACATGCTAATTAgcttttttttccttattttcacgATGCTGGCCACTCACTGTGATTGAGATGAATCAGGTACCCGGGAAAAACCCGAGAGGACTTCAAGAATGCATGTCCGTTTTGTTGGGGCAACTGCAACTGCAAAGCTTGCTTGCGGGAGTTTCCTGTGCTAATGGTAGATGTCAtccttttattttcaaaattcaaaaataaactatatgtgatttatatttatatgcttACTGTTGAGTTTATTCAACTCTTGTCCTTATTTTCACAGGAAAGGGAAGTAAATGCCAGTGTCAAATTACCGCGGCTGTTGTACTTGCTATCTAAAGCTCTTCCAGTTCTGAGGCATATCCACAGGGAGCAGAGCTTCGAACTAGAGACTGAAATCAAAATAAGAGGTAACATGATGAGAACCATGTGCACAGAAATTTAGTTTAGTTTTTAAACTCTTTCTATTTATATGATGTCAGGTAAGCAACTGCAAGAAGTTGACATAACAAGAACAAAGCTAGATGAAAGTGAGCGCTTGTACTGGTACACTTACTGACTATACTATCATAAGAAATTAGAATGCATTCATTAGAATTTCTGTTGTTATTTTGTTCCATCTTCTTTGTCTTTGGTTTGTCTGGCACTTTTGTGGAACAGAATGAAGTCCTTCTCATAAATATTTCACAACAAGGCCTTGATTGCATTTATGTTTTAATATCCTATTTGGTCCTAAACTGGATGCCTCTATTATAAATGGCAGTGACAATTGCAGTACATCCATATATGGATTTTACCGTAGCTGCCCCAACACAAGTTGCTCTTATGATCTCTGTCTTGTTTGCTGTCAAGAGCTCAGAGAGGGTTACCAACCTGGCGGCATGGAGGCTGGAACATCTCATGAAAAATTTGAAGAGATTTTTCACAATCACAATTCAACAAAAAATCAGAGTAAAACACGTCGTAAAAGATATGACTGGGAAAGCGAACTTGCACCTACTAGTGTTCCTTCTCAGGCTGACATGTTCTCTCCCTTCCCAGAATGGAAAGCTAATTGTGATGGTAACATTCCATGTCCTCCAAAGCAGCGTGGAGGTTGTGGTACTGCATTGCTAGAACTGAGACGCATTTACAAAGCTAATTGGGTAGCAAAACTGCTAAATAATGCTGAGGATCTCACTAGAAATTACACGCCTCTGGATGTGGATATTACTGAAAAGTGTTCTTTATGTCAGCTAAATTTGTTTGAAGGAAAAATCAACCCTGACGTCAGGAGGGCATCATTCCGGAATGACAGTAAAGATAACTTCTTATATAGTCCAAATGCCCTTGACATTTCTGATGATGAGATCGAGCACTTCCAGAGGCACTGGATGAGGGGTGAACCTGTGATTGTGAGAAATGTTCTGGCCAAAACATCAGGTCTTAGTTGGGAACCAATGGTTATGTGGAGGGCCCTCAGAGAAACAGGTTCCAAAGCGAAGTTCAAAGAGGAAACACAAAGTGTTAAGGCTGTAGATTGCTTGGATTGGTGTGGGGTAAGTTGTACAagtaaattatttgaaaataatcTATCTACTCAGTTATACTTCATTTTATTTACATGGCTCTGCTTCACAGGTTGAAATAAATATACACCAATTTTTCAAAGGCTACGTAGAAGGCCGAATGCATATAAATAAGTGGCCAGAAatgttgaaattgaaagatTGGCCTTCATCGACCTCATTTGAAGAGCGCTTGCCTAGGCATGGTGCTGAATTCCTTGCTGCACTTCCCTATATGGACTACACTGATCCAAAATCAGGTCTTTTAAATTTTGCCAGTAAACTTCCTGCTGGCTCGTTGAAACCAGATTTGGGACCCAAAACATATATTGCTTATGGATTTTCTGAAGAGCTTGGCCGAGGAGATTCTGTGACAAAACTGCACTGCGATGTGTCTGATGCGGTAATTTCTGCTCTTGCAAATCCTTGTGTTTTTTACATGTAGAAACCTGTTGTTGAGAGTCCTTTACCAATCTCTGATAAATCTAATTGCTGGTATGTGGCATTTAGttataacttaattaattaaacaaagACAAATAGTTTGACGAAGAGGTTataccaacaaaaaatatagtaatacCGACAAATATAGACGAGTAAAATTGCAAGTCAAGAAAAAGATGTTTCACACTATCTAGAATGCTTTTCAGGATTGGGGTTAAGTGGTTTTTTCCAGAGGAGGGGTCATCTTCGGACCCAAACCAGGAGGAGCCCCTTGCTACGAATCAACCGACCGAGGTAATGGGGCCGGAAGCTCCTAGTCCTTCATGGTTAAAAGAAAAGATTTGGAGAATCTTCAATATTATAAAAGGGCGGAGAACCTCCTCCACAGTTCTAAAGAAACTTTGTGAGCTTCCCCAGGGAAGCTACTCAAAATCCCTAACATTCTAGAAGATATGGTCGAACATAAAGATGAATTGAGGAATTCCAAACTCCACAACGAGTTAGCAGTGAGAATTGCCGATTACCATTATGATAATAACTGTGTCCAAATTAACTATTCCTTTAATTAATGTTGAAGTGTTGCTCaagatatgattttttttagagactAAACTTATCAATCCTTTCTTATTTGGTTTGCTTCCAAACTTGTCCCAGAACATCATCTTATGATTTCCATAATTTTTGAAAGCCAAGGTGCCCCTCCGATATGTTCACAAAACTGATAAAAAATCAATCATATGAACTAAACTGATAAAAAATCATGCCAGCCTAAATGAGCTACAACTGAATGCCAAAATGTGATGCAAATTCAAATGCATTAGGGACGCATCAATTTGGCGTTAAAAATGCTTTCTTGCATTGATATTTGGAGTTAGTGTATATGGAGATCCCATTGCATATGACGGAACAAATGGAGAGAATGAGGTGTGCACACTAAATGTGTTTGACAAGAATTCTCGTTTGTTggctatattttttttctccgGTGCTCTCTTCCTTTTAAATGGCAAATCTTGTTGAGATTATTTCCTGCATCACTCATATAGGAATGGGTGGTAATATTTTTTGCTCTCAATCCCTTATTGCCTCTCGTACTATGCCTAACAGCCTAAGGATGTTTCGGTTCTACACTATGGAGCCACCGAATGTCTCATTCAAAACTGTTTACTTCATATATTTCTTCTAGTATTCATTGTATTACAGTTGCTGATGATTCTTGTCCTCATGTTGTTGACTCTGAGAATATTGAACTTCAACCTTGTTTTAAAGGGTAAGATGTGCTACATGTTCCCACGCCCTCTCATTACCTTATCTCTATTCATAAGGTACCAAGGACCATATTTGTGCAATGATCTCTTTTCATCTCAGTGTACTTTTCAGGATCTTGGAACAAGGAAGACGATTCAAGTTGTTAAGGAACAAGAAGGGTTGTACTATTTGTCTGATGAACAAATTGGTCTAAAGGTGTTGTCTTCCACACTTCGGTCTTAGTCAGAGTCTCACTCTTTTGCCTCACAAATTTGGTTTCGGCTCAAGGTTCTTTTTTAAGTGACATTTGTCAGTTTTCTAAGCACTATCAGACTACTTTGCCTTCTAGTCTTACTAAAAGTCTTTGTTAAGAAGTTCCACATCAGTtgtgagatgacctgaatatataTCTATAAGTGaggacaatcctcaccttacaagctgattttgtagggttgagttaggcccaatttccaattttaagatggtatcagagcctcttaCACGATTTGCTGGGTCGTCCGCTATCAGGTTTATGATCGagccatccaccatttatatccgcgccTCAAGCCTAATAGTGCTGCCTAATAGTGCTGGGCGCGATggtgtgtgttaagaagtcccacatcggttgcgaaaTGGCCTGAATATATGCTTATAAGTGAGGGTAATCCAACTTACAAttcggttttgtagggttgattTAGGCCCAATTCCCAATTCCCAATTCTAAGAGCCTCGAGCAACTTGATCTTATTCATTCTAATATTTAGGGACCTGCCCCTATTTATAATATTTCTGGTGCGAGATGATTTGTTTCTTTTACAATATGGTACAAAGTACAAAATCAATTCGGGAAAGACATTAATAGATTATGTTTTAACAATTGCAGGGAATATGTCAATCATAGGCTTTCTAAATTTATTAGTAAACATGGCATTATCCATGAATTTATAGGAGTTGACACCCCACAACAAAATGAGGTTGTAGCAAAGAAAAATCGTCACTTACTCGGAGATGCTTGAGTCTTTCGCTTTCAAATGTCTATCCCAAAATCATATTGGGGTGAAGCAATATTGATTACTCCACATCTAATTAATTGTGTCATCTCGCGTTTTAGGTAATGTTagtccaatttaattttttatctcaTATTTTCCTTCTGTTCTAATCATGCAGGGTCTCGAGTATTTGGGTGTGTTGCTTTTGTCCGTGGTCATAAGCAAAGCAACTAAGTTGtatgtcacatcatttaaaataagttaaatcACCATTTTTAAGTACAAAAATCTAATGAAGCGACCAAAACCgaatgattttaaaatagagtgACCAATGTCATGAGTGAGTAAAAATAGGCGACTAAAACTGTAGTTAAGCCAACATTATTTTGGTCAATGTAGATGACATTATCATTGCTGgtgattaaattaaaaaaaaacaagctCTACGGGAGAAGTTAGCAGCTTTGTTCGCAATGAAATCTCTGAGAAAGTTGAAATGCTTTTTTTGAATAGAGGTTGCCTACTCCAAACAATGTACTTATACCAAAGGAAGTATGTCTTCTATCTTCTCACTCAAATGGGAAAGTTGGGTTGCAAGAAGAAAAgatctttttcaatttttaaaaacatttcttTAAAACCATTTTAGAAACACAAATCAAGAACCaataaaaaagttgaaaacTTACAGGTGGATTAGACTATAAGACAGAGATGAATATCATTACTTTCATGAGAAAAGATAAAATCAAGTGATCGCCACAGCAGATTTCAAAATCTCTTAATAAGATTCACAATTGGTTCAACCAAGAATCTTTGGGGAGAATTATCTACCTCACAATTATAGAAACTTGTCAAATTGTATTAACATCATCTAGTTACAAATCTGCATGAACTCATATTTATAGGTATGCAAGTTGGACGCGAAACACCCCCTTTAGATTACTAAAACTAATCTATGTGCCTTAATTACACAATAGGCTTCTAGATAGAAATTGTCACAATTACAATGGGAGACAACCAAAAGATATGAAAGCTAAGTTGCAACAATTTTACTAGACTTCTAAAAAGACTCCTAAGTTGAAACAAGCATCAAACAGGTTTTGAACCCAAGAAAATAGCAATCTTTCCTCCATCTCCATTCGGAGTCTCTTTCTAATTGATGATCTCAAATTAAAGTATGAGACTCCTACGAAGCTATTGTAGGTACAAGTATGCCATTAGCATTACAACAACCCATTTTAGCATGCATCCCTTCAGGTTTTCAATTGGAAAATGTATTCACCAAAATACTTTCAAGGTCTTTCCCGTGAGTTGAGAATGATAGTCATAGATGTATATTCACCTACTTGAGAAGAAGTCTTGTGTTATAGAATCATCTTCACATCTTCCATTTTTGTATCCTTTTCATGTTTGTAGCTATTAATCTGTTTACTTAATTTTAGGATAGCCATTAAAAGAATTTATGCACTCTAATTTATACAGTGACCTTTGTACACAGTATGGAGTTCTTTTTGTGTGTCTTAAAAGTTCAATTTGATTGCGAACAATTAGTATCCAAGTCTAATTATTTCCACTCCTGAAAATTTGTAACCTCCTATTTTTGCAGTATTTTAGTTACAATGCGAGTCTAATTATTATTCCCTGACGAGTTCAATTTTGTGATGGAGGTTTAGGTGAATGTGTTGACACACACAAACAAGGTGAATATAGCTCCCTGGCAGagagaaaacataaataaattgaagaaggaATATGGTAAAGAAGACTATTTGGAACTCTATCGTGAAGCTTTAGATAATGTTGATGTAAAATCCAAATCTAAAGCATTGGACCATGATCAAAAGGCAGAGAATGGAGTTAACCGGATTTTACCAAGTAGCCAAGTAGAAAAGTGTATTTCATCAATATCCGAAGACTTGAGTGGCAAGGTAGAAACACAGAACACAGAACAATGTGATGATAACGGAAAGGGCTCTTGCACCTATAGAAATGTTGCTGTAAGGAACTCCTCTGAGGATGATAGTGTTAGCATAACATCATCCGCTGAAGTTTCGGATTATTCTAGGACTTCTGACCTGGAGCAGCTTCAATCTGCAACCAGCTTAGCATCAAGTAATGCAAACATAAAGAAAGACAGAGTGAAGATTGATTTTTCAGATGGTAATGTGTCTGGTGATCCCAAGATTGAATCAAAACAAGGCATGGGGAGAGATTCTTTGGACATTGATAATGGAGCTGCGGCTGTCCTTGGTGGTGCTGTTTGGGACATCTTCCGCCGGCAAGATGTCCCAAAAATAATTGAGTACTTAAGAAAGCACAAGAAGGAATTTCGCCACATCAACAACAAACCTGTTGATTCAGTGAGTAGCATTACCAGCCATTGTTTACTGTACTAACCGGAGGTGGAGAGCTGAGTCTTTTTAATATGCTGGTTTCAGGTTATACATCCCATTCATGATCAGACTATATTCTTAAATGAGAGACATAAGAAACAGCTAAAAAGAGAATTTAGTAAGAACCTCGCCTTATTTGCCTGATTTAAACTTAGTCGAAAAGTACTACTGCTAGCACAACACAGTAAAACATAATTTTCTCTATGCAGAAGTTGAACCATGGACTTTTGAGCAACACCTTGGTGAGGCTGTTTTCATTCCAGCAGGATGTCCTCATCAAGTGAGAAACAGACAGGTAATATAATCTGGTAACAAACTTGTATTTTGAAGTTCTAAATACAATCTGCATTCTTATAATCTCTGGAAATAGTATGATCTCATACTCTTGATCTTTGTTTTTGTGTCTTGTTTTACAATATGGTTTCTTTGTAGTCCTATGGACTCTGAAAGTCGAGGTTTGACATCCTATTCACAGTCTGCCCCACacattaatgatttttttttaaagattataGCACTAGGGCATGACAAGTTGAAAATTTGAATATAACGGGTTTTCAAGGATCAACCTTcagagaaatct
This genomic interval from Trifolium pratense cultivar HEN17-A07 linkage group LG6, ARS_RC_1.1, whole genome shotgun sequence contains the following:
- the LOC123889563 gene encoding lysine-specific demethylase JMJ25 isoform X3; amino-acid sequence: MDSPSGGRPKLPAKRGDVAGENHMPQLKNQIKNKIEEAEQHMSNNKRKKIVVTDLSNGSVSELNRNSTRKKKKPIDQEKEGDCGKGLIDVYKVNKAKNGVKDTKKQGLSSKTKESGSLMCHQCQRNDKSGVIFCSSCNRKRYCYECIENWYPGKTREDFKNACPFCWGNCNCKACLREFPVLMEREVNASVKLPRLLYLLSKALPVLRHIHREQSFELETEIKIRGKQLQEVDITRTKLDESERLYCDNCSTSIYGFYRSCPNTSCSYDLCLVCCQELREGYQPGGMEAGTSHEKFEEIFHNHNSTKNQSKTRRKRYDWESELAPTSVPSQADMFSPFPEWKANCDGNIPCPPKQRGGCGTALLELRRIYKANWVAKLLNNAEDLTRNYTPLDVDITEKCSLCQLNLFEGKINPDVRRASFRNDSKDNFLYSPNALDISDDEIEHFQRHWMRGEPVIVRNVLAKTSGLSWEPMVMWRALRETGSKAKFKEETQSVKAVDCLDWCGVEINIHQFFKGYVEGRMHINKWPEMLKLKDWPSSTSFEERLPRHGAEFLAALPYMDYTDPKSGLLNFASKLPAGSLKPDLGPKTYIAYGFSEELGRGDSVTKLHCDVSDAVNVLTHTNKVNIAPWQRENINKLKKEYGKEDYLELYREALDNVDVKSKSKALDHDQKAENGVNRILPSSQVEKCISSISEDLSGKVETQNTEQCDDNGKGSCTYRNVAVRNSSEDDSVSITSSAEVSDYSRTSDLEQLQSATSLASSNANIKKDRVKIDFSDGNVSGDPKIESKQGMGRDSLDIDNGAAAVLGGAVWDIFRRQDVPKIIEYLRKHKKEFRHINNKPVDSVIHPIHDQTIFLNERHKKQLKREFKVEPWTFEQHLGEAVFIPAGCPHQVRNRQSCMKVALDFVSPENVGECLRLTEEFRLLPKNHRAKEDKLEVKKMTLYAVSNAVRQVKELVDSQ
- the LOC123889563 gene encoding lysine-specific demethylase JMJ25 isoform X1, translated to MDSPSGGRPKLPAKRGDVAGENHMPQLKNQIKNKIEEAEQHMSNNKRKKIVVTDLSNGSVSELNRNSTRKKKKPIDQEKEGDCGKGLIDVYKVNKAKNGVKDTKKQAYQGLSSKTKESGSLMCHQCQRNDKSGVIFCSSCNRKRYCYECIENWYPGKTREDFKNACPFCWGNCNCKACLREFPVLMVDVILLFSKFKNKLYVIYIYMLTVEFIQLLSLFSQEREVNASVKLPRLLYLLSKALPVLRHIHREQSFELETEIKIRGKQLQEVDITRTKLDESERLYCDNCSTSIYGFYRSCPNTSCSYDLCLVCCQELREGYQPGGMEAGTSHEKFEEIFHNHNSTKNQSKTRRKRYDWESELAPTSVPSQADMFSPFPEWKANCDGNIPCPPKQRGGCGTALLELRRIYKANWVAKLLNNAEDLTRNYTPLDVDITEKCSLCQLNLFEGKINPDVRRASFRNDSKDNFLYSPNALDISDDEIEHFQRHWMRGEPVIVRNVLAKTSGLSWEPMVMWRALRETGSKAKFKEETQSVKAVDCLDWCGVEINIHQFFKGYVEGRMHINKWPEMLKLKDWPSSTSFEERLPRHGAEFLAALPYMDYTDPKSGLLNFASKLPAGSLKPDLGPKTYIAYGFSEELGRGDSVTKLHCDVSDAVNVLTHTNKVNIAPWQRENINKLKKEYGKEDYLELYREALDNVDVKSKSKALDHDQKAENGVNRILPSSQVEKCISSISEDLSGKVETQNTEQCDDNGKGSCTYRNVAVRNSSEDDSVSITSSAEVSDYSRTSDLEQLQSATSLASSNANIKKDRVKIDFSDGNVSGDPKIESKQGMGRDSLDIDNGAAAVLGGAVWDIFRRQDVPKIIEYLRKHKKEFRHINNKPVDSVIHPIHDQTIFLNERHKKQLKREFKVEPWTFEQHLGEAVFIPAGCPHQVRNRQSCMKVALDFVSPENVGECLRLTEEFRLLPKNHRAKEDKLEVKKMTLYAVSNAVRQVKELVDSQ
- the LOC123889563 gene encoding lysine-specific demethylase JMJ25 isoform X2, producing the protein MDSPSGGRPKLPAKRGDVAGENHMPQLKNQIKNKIEEAEQHMSNNKRKKIVVTDLSNGSVSELNRNSTRKKKKPIDQEKEGDCGKGLIDVYKVNKAKNGVKDTKKQAYQGLSSKTKESGSLMCHQCQRNDKSGVIFCSSCNRKRYCYECIENWYPGKTREDFKNACPFCWGNCNCKACLREFPVLMEREVNASVKLPRLLYLLSKALPVLRHIHREQSFELETEIKIRGKQLQEVDITRTKLDESERLYCDNCSTSIYGFYRSCPNTSCSYDLCLVCCQELREGYQPGGMEAGTSHEKFEEIFHNHNSTKNQSKTRRKRYDWESELAPTSVPSQADMFSPFPEWKANCDGNIPCPPKQRGGCGTALLELRRIYKANWVAKLLNNAEDLTRNYTPLDVDITEKCSLCQLNLFEGKINPDVRRASFRNDSKDNFLYSPNALDISDDEIEHFQRHWMRGEPVIVRNVLAKTSGLSWEPMVMWRALRETGSKAKFKEETQSVKAVDCLDWCGVEINIHQFFKGYVEGRMHINKWPEMLKLKDWPSSTSFEERLPRHGAEFLAALPYMDYTDPKSGLLNFASKLPAGSLKPDLGPKTYIAYGFSEELGRGDSVTKLHCDVSDAVNVLTHTNKVNIAPWQRENINKLKKEYGKEDYLELYREALDNVDVKSKSKALDHDQKAENGVNRILPSSQVEKCISSISEDLSGKVETQNTEQCDDNGKGSCTYRNVAVRNSSEDDSVSITSSAEVSDYSRTSDLEQLQSATSLASSNANIKKDRVKIDFSDGNVSGDPKIESKQGMGRDSLDIDNGAAAVLGGAVWDIFRRQDVPKIIEYLRKHKKEFRHINNKPVDSVIHPIHDQTIFLNERHKKQLKREFKVEPWTFEQHLGEAVFIPAGCPHQVRNRQSCMKVALDFVSPENVGECLRLTEEFRLLPKNHRAKEDKLEVKKMTLYAVSNAVRQVKELVDSQ